The window TCACACTCGATGGATTGGGTCGCTTCAACCGCACAAGGGTTCGTCTGAAACGACTTTGAATGGGTGGCGGGAGCAACGCTTGCAGAGCTTCAACCGCACAAGGGTTCGTCTGAAACCAGGCTCAATTAGATATCATCTGGAATGTGCTAACAGCTTCAACCGCACAAGGGTTCGTCTGAAACTGAGTAAATCCGACCCGTCGACTGGCGCATGCCGCGCTTCAACCGCACAAGGGTTCGTCTGAAACTAATCGTTCTTTCTTTGGCCTATCATGTTTCACTGGCTTCAACCGCACAAGGGTTCGTCTGAAACTCCAGGGCGTGCTCGGGGTGGTCCACGTAGTAGCCGCTTCAACCGCACAAGGGTTCGTCTGAAACCGCCGTCGGACAACGTTCATACTCGGCCCATCCGAGCTTCAACCGCACAAGGGTTCGTCTGAAACGCCGAGTCCACCGCCGTCGACCCACTCGAACCAGAGGCTTCAACCGCACAAGGGTTCGTCTGAAACTTTTCCTCGACAGTCTGTTGGCGGTGTTCCACGATTGCTTCAACCGCACAAGGGTTCGTCTGAAACCACCACATCGTCCCGGATAGGATGAATGGATCGGATGCTTCAACCGCACAAGGGTTCGTCTGAAACACGAGGGGAACGTCTGGCACCCGCCCGAGCAGGTCGCTTCAACCGCACAAGGGTTCGTCTGAAACCCGCCACCAGACCGAACACGGCTCGGGTGCATGGACTGCTTCAACCGCACAAGGGTTCGTCTGAAACGTTCGGCGGCGGGCTCCGGATGCACGCACCACTCGCTTCAACCGCACAAGGGTTCGTCTGAAACATCCGCTACCGGCAGGAAGAGACGACGACGGACGAGCTTCAACCGCACAAGGGTTCGTCTGAAACCATGCCCAATTCTGGGCACACAGCCCGCAGATTGGCTGCCCAGCACATAGTGTTTCCGTCGACCCGCAATCCCCCACAAACCCCCGGGGGGTCGATGGAAACCGCTCGGTCAACAACGTCCGGCCAATCGGACACACCCCAGTCATCGCTTTTCCACACCAACACAGTCGTCTAGACTGCCGTGTCAACAGCCAGCGCAATCCAAAACCAACTACTCGTCGTCGACGGGTTCCAGCGTCGAGGCATCGAGTTCCTCGTCCAAGTAGCAGAGGCCGTCATCGGTGATGCCGTAGAGACCACGACTGATTCGGGTCAAGAGACCGAACTTGACCAACTTGGAACAACGACTTGCGTGATCTGGAACCGGGCTACCGAGCTCGTTGATAGCCTGTGGGGTGAGATTCCCGTGCTCCCGAATCAACTCCAAGATTCGGTCGTCAGACGAAATCGTCCATTCAGCTCAGTTGCTGGGAATATATTCTATGGCCCCCTTCCCATAGCATTTTAACAGATACAATTCTAACAGAATGATAACCGATGGAGATAGTTAAACTACTGAATAGGTCGATTCTCCAAGATTCTCCATCTACTAGTCTCGACTACCCTGCTCCCGAGGCATCTGAAATAACTGTGTCTGAACTCCACAGATGTGAACAGGAGGCCAGTTATCTTAGAACAGATCTCAGTTCAGGTGATGGACGCATGGCCAAAGAACGCGTCGAGCGGTTACGTGAACAACTTTCTCGAGTCGAATTACTGCTTGATAATATCGAAGACAAAATCGAATAATTGTGGTCTCAGAATCTCCTTTTGTTGGTCGGGAAGACGAACTTCGAAAAGCTTGTGAGTTAATCGATGGTGAGACGTCAGGTACATTCAACTTACTCTTTGGGCCCGGGGGGCACGGTAAAACTCGGTTCCTGAAAGAACTGAAAACAGAGTACCAGAACGACGAAGATGTCTTCGTTCTGGACTTCACGTTCCATGCTGGCTTAACGACAATCCAGAATTTTGCTTCCGAGTTCCAAAGCCAGTGGTCTGAGAAAGTCGACACGTCCAGAACTCAAAAAATTAAGAACAAAGCGTATTCAGTCTTGCAATCTCGTGGGTTTGAAATCGGAGTGAAACTCACCTCAAATGCTGGTGGGATGATTTTCCCCCCTGCAAGTCTACTCTCACTTGGTGCAGATGCACTTCCTGAGGCAGATACCAAAGAAAGTGCAGCACCAATCTATGCTGAGATTCTTCGCGAGTTCCTCAGACAATTCAACCAGTTCAACCCCGATGCTAAGCTAATCCTATTTTTTGATCAGTACGATGAAATCCCACTGGAACAAAAAGATACTTTCAATCGCTTTTTCAGAAGTATCGCGGAAACTGTTCCAGATAGTGTTAACTTCTTTATTGGAGCTCGGTCTCGAAAGCTTGCCACAGGGTACAATTCACCTATCGAGACTATCGAACTCAACTCATTGGGTAAAGCAGAAGTTGAAGAGTTCCTGAATAAACGTGGTCTCAATACATCTGAGTCGCAGATTGACCGGGTTATCGAACTGACCCAAGGGACACCATATTTGCTTGATCGTTTCTCTGACCTCGCAAATGAACGCGGGGTTCAACGAGCTATCGAAGCGGTTCCACAGACTGAAGTTCGAGAATATCTGGATACAGCTTTCCTGAATCGAATGCAGACGGAAGAAGAGGATTTCATCTATAGTATCTGTGCCTTGGCTGAGTTCAGAGAAGATATTGTGGCCGAATTAACCGAGTATCGGCTTTCGGAATCCCGCCGTATGCTCGAGTCACTGTATCAACAGGGTGCCCTCGAGAAGGTTGGGACGCACGAGGCCATGAACGTGTATCGTCCGCATTCTTTCCTTCACGAACAAGCACGTCGTCTAGTTAAAGATGAAGAACTGAACCAACAGCATCGCTACTGTGCGAAAATCTACCTAAACGAGCTAGATGCAGATCCTATTGATGCGAACATCGACGTACTCATCGAATTTATCATCGGAAATGAGGTCGAAAACGAAGCACCATTAAATTTGATTGCAGATGCTTTTGCTCAATCGATGGCCGCAGGCCAAATGTTTTCTCACCACCTGAACGAGATTTCATCAAAGAAGTCCAAAGAAGAAGAGATTGTTCGATTACTCAACGATCCTGCAATCGACGAGGATTCTGTACTACCACATCTTTCAAACCTCTTCGCTGGCGACGACGTAAACATCGCCAGAGTGAGAGCAAGTATTTTCGAATATGAAGAGCCAGAGGCTCTTGAATCGTTCCGAGCGCGGTCGGAATTACAACCAGAAGAACAACTCGTCGCAGATTACCTGAGAACGAAGCGGGTACAGTTCCGGTTCCATGAAAATTCATCCAACACACAGTTAGACACCCTTAAGGACATCTCTCAAAGAGTGAAAGCACTCACGAAGAACCCGGATGTCGACATCGTTGCGGGTGTTCTCTTCATATATGTGAGTATGTTTAGACAGACTGTCCTCAAACACCAAGGAAAAGAAGCCGAGGCTGAGCAGGTCGTCTCTGAAATTGACACGTTCTTTGCAGAGACCTACAGCTTAGACACGAGCGATGTCGAATACATCGTTGGGATCTTTAGAAATCTGGTTCAGGCTATCGAGCAAGATATCTCAGAAGAAGAGAGCAATGACTTGCTATTGGACCTTTCAGAAGGTTCTGTTGAGAAGGGAA is drawn from Haloferax litoreum and contains these coding sequences:
- a CDS encoding type IV toxin-antitoxin system AbiEi family antitoxin domain-containing protein, yielding MSSDDRILELIREHGNLTPQAINELGSPVPDHASRCSKLVKFGLLTRISRGLYGITDDGLCYLDEELDASTLEPVDDE
- a CDS encoding AAA family ATPase, with the protein product MVSESPFVGREDELRKACELIDGETSGTFNLLFGPGGHGKTRFLKELKTEYQNDEDVFVLDFTFHAGLTTIQNFASEFQSQWSEKVDTSRTQKIKNKAYSVLQSRGFEIGVKLTSNAGGMIFPPASLLSLGADALPEADTKESAAPIYAEILREFLRQFNQFNPDAKLILFFDQYDEIPLEQKDTFNRFFRSIAETVPDSVNFFIGARSRKLATGYNSPIETIELNSLGKAEVEEFLNKRGLNTSESQIDRVIELTQGTPYLLDRFSDLANERGVQRAIEAVPQTEVREYLDTAFLNRMQTEEEDFIYSICALAEFREDIVAELTEYRLSESRRMLESLYQQGALEKVGTHEAMNVYRPHSFLHEQARRLVKDEELNQQHRYCAKIYLNELDADPIDANIDVLIEFIIGNEVENEAPLNLIADAFAQSMAAGQMFSHHLNEISSKKSKEEEIVRLLNDPAIDEDSVLPHLSNLFAGDDVNIARVRASIFEYEEPEALESFRARSELQPEEQLVADYLRTKRVQFRFHENSSNTQLDTLKDISQRVKALTKNPDVDIVAGVLFIYVSMFRQTVLKHQGKEAEAEQVVSEIDTFFAETYSLDTSDVEYIVGIFRNLVQAIEQDISEEESNDLLLDLSEGSVEKGIYGGIQRGFREGFLQLMSALSEARTDGVLSRNQSLIKNAIIELSIYFNQNGNHSLAAAVRDIATVVSQIVAPAGSENIEQHEWAFVESRAFEQFKRVVTIVR